One region of Citrus sinensis cultivar Valencia sweet orange chromosome 6, DVS_A1.0, whole genome shotgun sequence genomic DNA includes:
- the LOC102628020 gene encoding late embryogenesis abundant protein 46-like produces the protein MQSMKESAANVAASAKAGMEKTKATAQEKVDKMKAHDPVEKEMATEKKEERRMQAELEKQEAREHNAAAKQATGGLGYTTADSYSHSTTGMHGRPTGGQQMSALAGHGTGQPAGQMTEGVVGSHPMGVNTGTGHNPAHNTRVGGGGGATGYGTGGSYN, from the exons ATGCAGTCCATGAAGGAATCGGCAGCTAACGTTGCGGCCTCTGCCAAGGCTGGCATGGAGAAAACTAAAGCCACGGCCCAAGAGAAG GTTGATAAAATGAAAGCGCATGATCCAGTAGAGAAAGAAATGGCGACggagaagaaagaggaaaGAAGAATGCAAGCGGAGCTCGAGAAGCAGGAGGCTCGTGAGCACAATGCGGCGGCAAAGCAAGCGACGGGTGGGCTTGGCTATACAACAGCTGACAGCTACTCGCACTCGACCACTGGGATGCACGGTCGTCCGACTGGAGGCCAGCAGATGTCAGCCCTTGCCGGTCATGGAACAGGGCAACCGGCTGGGCAGATGACTGAAGGGGTGGTGGGGTCGCATCCGATGGGAGTCAATACTGGGACGGGCCACAACCCCGCACATAACACGCGAGTTGGGGGCGGTGGGGGAGCCACTGGATATGGCACTGGTGGTTCTTacaattag
- the LOC102627731 gene encoding 11 kDa late embryogenesis abundant protein-like has protein sequence MQSGRNTVESAKESAAASAKAAMEREKATAKEKGEKLTTRDPMEKEAATLEKEQRKTHAQLNKEEAKAHNEAARRLGETGGPHPGYETRGTEGQEYRTTTATDTAPATGHEGYAAESRYPRGRNPPSY, from the exons ATGCAGTCAGGAAGAAACACAGTAGAATCCGCCAAAGAATCGGCGGCCGCCTCTGCCAAGGCCGCCATGGAGAGGGAGAAGGCCACCGCTAAAGAAAAG GGGGAGAAGTTAACGACGAGGGACCCGATGGAGAAGGAAGCAGCAACCCTGGAGAAGGAGCAAAGGAAGACGCATGCGCAGCTGAACAAGGAAGAGGCAAAAGCACACAACGAAGCGGCGAGGCGGCTGGGGGAGACCGGAGGGCCCCATCCGGGTTACGAGACACGGGGTACTGAAGGTCAAGAATACAGGACAACAACTGCAACTGACACTGCGCCTGCGACCGGCCATGAGGGTTACGCGGCCGAATCCCGTTATCCTAGGGGACGTAATCCTCCTAGCTATTAG
- the LOC102627239 gene encoding delta(12)-fatty-acid desaturase FAD2 — MGAGGRMAVPSTPMKVDSDPLKRVPCSKPPFTLSQVKKAIPPHCFERSVLRSFSYVVHDLTIAFVFYYIADTYIHQLPHPLSYLAWPVYWALQGCILTGVWVVAHECGHHAFSDYQWLDDTVGLILHSCLLVPYFSWKYSHRRHHSNTGSLDRDEVFVPKQKTAIGWYAKYLNNPLGRVITLTVTLTLGWPLYLAFNVSGRPYDRFACHFDPYGPIYSDRERLQIFISDAGILAMIYSLYCLVAAKGLVYVFCIYGGPLLVVNGFLVLITLLQHTHPSLPHYHSSEWDWFRGALATVDRDYGILNKVFHNITDTHVAHHLFSTMPHYHAMEATKAIKPILGEYYQFDGTPFYKAMWREAKECLYVEPDEGDQNKGVFWYRNKI, encoded by the coding sequence ATGGGTGCAGGTGGACGAATGGCTGTACCTTCAACGCCCATGAAGGTGGATTCTGATCCCTTGAAGCGAGTTCCATGCTCAAAGCCACCATTCACACTCAGCCAAGTAAAGAAAGCTATCCCACCTCACTGTTTTGAGCGGTCTGTTCTCCGTTCATTCTCCTACGTTGTTCATGACCTCACCATTGCCTTTGTCTTTTACTACATTGCCGACACTTACATTCACCAACTTCCTCACCCTCTCTCTTATCTGGCCTGGCCAGTTTACTGGGCTCTTCAAGGCTGCATTTTAACTGGAGTTTGGGTTGTAGCTCATGAATGTGGCCACCATGCCTTCAGTGACTATCAATGGCTTGACGACACTGTTGGCCTTATCCTCCACTCTTGCCTCCTTGTCCCCTACTTCTCTTGGAAGTATAGCCATCGCCGCCATCACTCCAATACAGGATCCCTTGATCGTGATGAAGTATTTGTCCCCAAGCAAAAAACCGCCATTGGTTGGTATGCCAAGTACCTTAACAACCCACTTGGCCGAGTCATAACACTTACTGTCACCCTCACCCTTGGCTGGCCTTTGTACCTGGCATTCAATGTATCCGGTAGGCCTTATGATAGATTTGCTTGCCACTTTGATCCTTATGGCCCCATCTACTCAGACCGCGAGAGGCtccaaattttcatttctgaTGCTGGAATTTTAGCTATGATTTACAGTCTCTACTGTCTTGTAGCAGCAAAAGGACTTGTGTACGTGTTCTGCATCTATGGAGGACCTTTGCTGGTAGTGAACGGATTTCTCGTTTTGATCACATTGTTGCAGCACACTCACCCTTCACTGCCACATTACCATTCTTCAGAATGGGACTGGTTCCGAGGAGCCCTAGCAACTGTTGATAGAGACTATGGGATCTTGAACAAGGTCTTCCATAACATTACTGATACTCATGTAGCTCACCATTTGTTTTCAACAATGCCACATTATCATGCAATGGAGGCTACGAAGGCAATAAAGCCAATTTTGGGAGAATATTATCAGTTCGATGGGACTCCATTTTATAAGGCAATGTGGAGGGAAGCAAAGGAGTGTCTTTACGTTGAACCGGACGAAGGTGACCAGAACAAAGGTGTCTTCTGGTACAGAAATAAGATTTGA